From the genome of Nicotiana tabacum cultivar K326 chromosome 2, ASM71507v2, whole genome shotgun sequence:
TCCTACTTAGAACTTTTAATATTCACAAATTATCAAAACTATTTTGGAATGTTCTTTTATTCCTTACCAAGATTAATAAGATATTTGTCTCCGATTTATCCGTCATATAATAATTTCATATTCCTACTTTCGCTCATACCTTTAGAGCTCATGTTAGATCCATAACTTGATAACTATTGTTACCAACAAGTTTGctctaaaaataattcaactcaCTTCATTTGAGTTCATAACACTAGTTTGACACCTACTCGTGGACATTCGTGTTCTAGTTTTATTTCTTGACACCATCGAGTATCATGTGACATTTTTCTATCAAAAATTTGGGATTGCATTTATTTTCATACGCACCATAGACATGTTGCCATAGCCCGTAAACTTTCAACAGTCAAGAGTCATCATTACCACGATGATACTTGCACTCTTTTAATATTAGTGCTCTTCTTTGAACCCGTACTTTTTACTCACATACTTTATTTTTGTATAGAAGTCTTTTCTCACTTAAGAATAATCATTGTATTACCCCTTCTATTTTATTCCGTGCAAAGTGTGCACATATTAAAAGGACTCCCTTATTCCACATAATTCCACGCATAATTCAAAGTACTCCCCCATTCTCCACAATACTTGAATTTAATTCAAACAACACATGTCCCTAAGTTgtaggaatacattcaagttgcGTATTAAATCCTTGACTATCAGAAATAACTTTCAACATCCATGATACAGAACATCGTACCTATTGCTCGTAATGAGTTTGTAAACGTAGTACAAGCACTTCATGAAAATTGTACCCTTCTGATCATAAAGGTTACTCATAATACCCCATTCATCTTGTTTTTAGTAACTAtaaccttttattttttaattttataaaccATCACTTTAAAGGTGACACCTGCTTACTCAGACGCTCCCTCACTTAGGAGCAAATGAAATTTGAAACTCTTACTACCACTCAAAGAGTTATCTAAAATTTTGAATAAATTTTCTCGGACCATTTATATGCTCACCTCCTTTTGCACCCTTTATTTTGTCAAAAACTTTATGGCGGGCTCCCCCAATTATAAATCTCTATTTTGAGCTCAGAATCGCCCAGTcacttcaagaaccctaaccccccaATACACAAAATACCCTCTTCCCCCGATTTTGTATTTATAAGCCTAGAATTATGAGTTTCGGATGCGGCcttggatgcttcgcatccccacttcactcctatTTGAAGTTCGGATGAAAACCTGGACGCTATgccagcacttcactgccagcctctctttcggaCGTGGCCTCGGATGCTTTGCATCTGCATGCCGccaacctttggtaatttggttataacttcttgtatgaatgtccaaatgacaaacggtttgaagcattagaaactagactcgaagatctttcattttataggtttTACATCACATAACTTGACTTGTGTGTACTCATTTAGAACTTTAGTTTTTCATGTAATTTCCAATTTGATTTAGACTTAGGGTTCTCCTTATACCCCATATCACTTATAATATAcatcgtacacttattatcatatccaattgatatccatcatattaatagtcctcgtcttcacataaaataatataattagcgcatatCAAccttcttaatagcgcttaagtattTCGAAATTATTTTCGGGTGCTACACTAACCCATTAGAAAGAACCACCCATATCTACCAGTTTTTCGTACTAACCCGCTTCAAACACTAATCCGACCCGAATCAAAATTTCAACTAAAAAAAAGAGGCCCCACTTCTATCAAACTCCATGGAACAAAAGCTCCATGAAAGTTGCAATGAACATGTAGAAGCAAATTTACtacgtattttttttttttggttatggcATCTAGTTCAATTTACATGATAGACACAAATTGTATTTTATTCAAGATgagtttaatttaattattttcacatAACAGAAAGATCTCAAAGTGATTGTTTGGAAGATATCATAAACCGTTGGACTATCCCTATTTTCCGCCTCACATTATTGTCAAGAAAATCATTGGCTCATTCATGCTAGGCTTTTCTTGTTTGTTTAATTTGTTCGTGAACCTTTATTCGatgataaaataattattttttaaattcagcATTGACCTAACGGTCAAAGGGCATAAGTGAACCAAAAAGGTAGACATAGGGGTATTTTTAGCCCAATGGGTGGATGAAGGGTATTTTTAGACTTTTTTCAATAGTTCGGGGGCATTTTTTACCCTTTTTagtttcttaattcatcaccttttaaactgtaaaaatgtctagagagttttgctaagctgtataaaagtacgtatgttattTCATTCTACTTCTATTAATGACTTTTAtatgacatttaaaaaaaattagcgaACCGTACcaataccgaagagaaaccgacatgattgggacgacttcaaaaaatccaattttggttatacataatagaataaccgaaaaattggaatgatacaaaattttataaaataatcggTCGAACTGACCCCTGACCCTCCTACTTCTAAGTACTCTGAAACTACCCCCACCCACCCacacatattatattatattcaATGCAAGGATAAAtcagattttatttttgtatcaATAGCAGAAATcatatttcaatgttatcgagaAAATGCTATAACAAGAAGCATCagtggtctagtggtagaatagtacccTGCCACGGTACAGACCCGGGTTCGATTCCCGGCTGGTGCATAATGAGTGCTGTGAAGATAATTGCGCCATTGGTGAGAATTTGGGTCTTCGCCAAGTCTGACATCAGACGATATTTCAGCGCATCTGAGCCTCTTTTTTTTGCTTTAATTTCTTACTCCCTCTCCATTTTTTAGTTTCTTTCGTTAAAACTAATTTTAAAACTGAGCAGCAATGCCGAAAAGAAACTGTCAACTGAATATTTTATTCCAGCTTAACTTTAATTgattgaaaaaaagaaatagggggtaaaataaagagaaaaagacaGTTAGTAATGGCATAGAGTTTAAAGTTGAAGAAGAGTAAGGCGCATGCACAAAGACCGGAAGTTGGGGGGGTGAAGTACCTTCCTGGGACAGCCTGCATGTGAAAAGGTCGGACTCTGGGGAAACAAAAGCAAAAGATGTTAGCACCTCCCAACGCATTTTGTAGCTATGGCTTAATTTCCCCattttttaattaagaaagaaCTAGCCACATGTACTATACATTATTAATAAGAAATTAAAAAAGGAAGATTCCATGCATGGTGCATCTCTCGTACGTACTagtaatattatattatactcCGTTCAATTAGAAAAATGTGTAGCCAGCCTTTTCAGTATCCAGTGATTAGCCACTTGCTGGATCTTGATTTTCCCAGAAAGTAGGTAGTAATTTTTCAAGAAATGGAAGTAGTTTTCAGGGAAGGGAGGTCATTAGAGGAAACTCCAACATGGTCTGTGGCAACAGTTACTACTGTTATGGTATTTGTTTGCCTTTTTGTCCAACGCTCCATTTACCGATTTGGAAGGGTCAGTACTAGCTACTCAATCACTCAACTTTATTAAGCACAGAATGGACAGTCTTTTCTTAATAAGTTGTGGGTTTGTGTTTATACATATGCAGTGGTTGAAGAAGACCAGAAGGAAAGCTCTTTTTGCTTCTGTCGAGAAGATAAAGGAAGGTTAGCAATTGCTGCTTCTTTAACTTTTAGGAACAACTTACGTTGCGACGATTTGTTAGATTTTGACTTCTTTTCTTAACCTCTACTTAGAAATGAACAAACAGATCCTTGCTTGCAATTTCATATAATGCTCAATTATGATGCTTCTCTTCTCAAGATCTTTTATGATCTTTTTCATTTATCTTTTTTACTTGAAGGGCTATAAGTTGTCAAATTGTGTGACTGACTCATCTAAAAGGTTAAGTTGTTATAGATTGcacacatttatttatttaattgtaTCTTCAACATTTATCATTTGTTTCAATTGATTATTATTGGGACAGAGCTGATGCTGCTTGGGCTTATTTCTTTGTTGTTGGGACAATGCGCAAGGCAGATTTCTCAAATTTGTGTGGATTCATCCCTTTTCAGTAGTAAATTCTACCTTTGTTCTCAAGAAGATTATGACAGTGCGAGTGAGACAATCCATTTGTCGCGCTCCTCCATTTTCTCAAATGATACTGATATTCCTCCCAAGGGAATTTATCAACCATCACATCAATGTGGTGAGGTAAGTTGTTTTCTTGATTCGTattgcacacgaatatatgatGCTTTCTGCTACTGTTCTAAAGACAATCTTTTGTAACTAACATCAGGGACGCGAACCTTTTGTCTCATATGAAGGTCTTGAACAGCTCCACCGCTTCTTGTTTGTTCTTGGTATCACCCATGTCCTGTACAGTTGTATTGTTGTGGGCTTGGCCATGAGTAAGGTAGAGTTCCCATATCAAGCTTTTATAGGCAGAGTCCTTATGCAACCAACAGTAGTGTACATAGGATTTTGTCGCCTCATTATCACAATTCGACTTTGTATGTGAGTTTGGGTTTAGGGCGGTAGATACTTCTTGTATCGAATTGATGTTTTTACTTTGCATTATTCTCAAATAGTGTCAgtctatacatataaatatatacatgTTGTTTTGAATAACAGTAGTattatttactatatattttGTGAAGTTATTTGTCTAAGTGATGTCGGATGATACCCCTATATACAGGGTTCATGCTCTTCTTTGTTTGTGCTTTTGAAATTAAGGCATGCAGGATAATTATTCTCTCCTGATGAATTTGATTGTAGATCTACAGTTGGAGGAAGTGGGAAAACCAAGTGAGCTCTGGGACAGAGAACAGCTTACAAGGTACGTGGAATTGAAGATAATAAACTACGTGCACACAATATAAATTCACCCTCTTTCTGAATGAGCGAAAAATATAAGTTAATACTTGCACAAAATACGAATTTTAAGGAAACTTAATATGGATAGTTCAACATATATGCAATTTGATTGCGCGAATTGTCTTAAATATTAAACATGTGCTCTGATATTTTAGCATAGAGCTGAGCTTCTAAGTAGTGTCTCTACATATCATTCTTGTATTatctttttctgttatttttagtGCCAAAGAATAAGGAGATGAGGCGACAATCCACCTTCGCTCTGCATCATGCTTCTCATCCATGGAGTAGGAGTCGAATTCTTATATGGATGGTAATAGCTCTAGCCATATTGCAACAACATTATACACTCGTTTGTAAAGTTTGAGGAGGATCTTGATTTTTAACACAAGGAGGGGAAATGATTGTCACCGCATAGGTTAATGAACTATAAATGGATTTGGACACCGGCCACTAGACTTCTTTTCAAGTCGCCGAAATATTATCTTCTTGTCAAAATTTTCAATTTGTATTAGACTAAACTATTGTTACAGTCAATTGTTCCCTTCACCCCTCTTCAATTGGTCCATTGATTTCTTAAGACAGAGACTTGTCAGCCTCCCTTGCAAACAACAAATTCCCATACATTTTGTCTTGAATATTATTTTAGCAATTTGTTTTTAGATTAGCTCTACATATATGTATTTGACATACATTTGTTTTGTAATCTTGCAGCTTTGCTTTCTAAGGCAGTTCAGGACTTCAATTCAAAAGTCAGATTACTTGGCACTGAGATTGGGCTTTATCACTGTAGGTATTCAGTTTCTTTTGGTACTTCATTCCTTTAGATTATTCTCCTTATAAATATCTCAGTTCCCCTGTGTATGTGGAGGGAAGGGAAGAGGCAAAATGCTTATTATCCTTTACATGGTTAAAATTCGTCGAACATCACCCTCAACGTGCTTAAGCAGCTGCATTCGAATTGCCACGTTTATCCTTTTACGAAAACTTTAAGCAAATCTTGAAAATGCTGTTGATGCTAAGTGATTAATCTCTGAACACTAAATTGAATGCTCTAATTCTGTTTGTTCTTTAAGTTCAGTATCCTTGTACTATTTTGTTGCTTGGAGGTTTTTGTGGAAAAGGTTGTTCTATTTGTTTGGAATACCAACTTAATATACTATAACTAGTGAATATGCGCGATTATAAAAGAATATCAATCTATGAAATGATAAGCAATCCAGTATCTTCGATATTGAAAAACAAAATACTCATAAGCAGCATACCTTTCGGTTAATTCAGGCATaataaatattactaatattttgATTGTCATAAGAAAGTCTTCTTGGGCATGGGATCGATATTTGGATGAACAGTACGATGTGCAACACTAACAATATAATAGCAAAAAGCTTTTTCGGTTCATCACTCTTCTTCATAGTTATTAGCATATGCCTTGGAATAATTTTGTCCTTGTTATCATTAGCCgcattcttagttaattttaatttCTATAACCATTTATTTCAAATTAAGTTCACTTAACCCATTTTAGAAAACTGTATCCATATTAGTATTTGCGAATTTCACCTCTAACACAAGCCAAACTACTAaggtttaattttttttctctaaaGTGACTATGTCTCGACCAAATATACATCCTGACGTAATGACGTTATTTCTCAAAAACTATAATCAAACCTTCTCTTATGTAGATGTTAGTGAAATAATGGAAATGAAGCAATAATCAACTAATTTCTATACTATTGAGGCAATattctttatcatttctatctttGACAACTTATTATATCCCCAGTAACCACCAACCAAACTAATTCCTGTCTAAGAGAATGGACGAAGAAGGAATCAAAGCCAAGGGCATATAAACAATCAGTATGAAGCAAACTTAATTTCCATCTAAATTAAGGTACCTTACATTAAGCAAAATCTGTCgagatatttttcatttttcgaaGATGAACTATCAAGGGAAAAAAATTATTCTCAAGTTACTTTAAATTTCATCTCAAAACTATATATGTAACTCCACCTCATttcatgatttctaacatgacaaaatAGTTTGATGTTTTTATATTAGCTAATTCCCAAAGACAATTCCCATTTCATTTAAACCCAAAAAGCAAACAgaattgaagaaaagagaaatTAAAAAAATCGGTAAATAATTTAACCTCACTAAACTTGGGAATATTTTCTCATGTCCATTTTGTTCACAAGTACTTCACCAATCTAATAGATTAGTTGAAACACActagaattaaaattaaaatcaattTAGGCAGAAATAAGTAATCATTTCCATTTTCTTCTCTAACAAAAGTGAACgaaataaaattaaatttatatattttttagactCCGAAACAAATTGGTCAAAACCTACTTGaggaagaaaatagaaaaattgccGCCACCCCTCTCCCCCAAATAGATTCATAGAACCAAACAAATTATCTACTCAAGGGAGAAATCAGAATTTTGCAAACCCACAGACAAAGATAAGTAACCAAACAAAAAGAGAATTTctcagaaaataaaagaaaaaagacaaatacATATTCTGAGCACATGACCTCTCATAAAACATACTCCTATAGTCCTACTACACAGACATGAAGAGGATTACCTTGAATTCAAGTTACCGCTCAACATAGAAGTGCTTGACCGCACAGTTAGTCTTCCCAAATCCCAGCCACAGTTAAGCTTCTGTAGAAAGAGACGTTTTCCTCCTATGTAACCAGCTTAATTTGGTTGTCTGCAAACCGGATAGGCTTCTGCTAGTTGTTAATTAGATGCGACTCATGAGAGACCtccttgatttcttcttcttaCCTTTTTCCTCCTCAACAGTCTAAAAATCACCCTTTTACGGTTTCTTGTATGCATCATCTTCACAGATTTACGACCAACACTTGAGAGGAAGTTAACACCTAGATCACCATCTTAGGCTAACTGGCACGTATAATATTAATCCTAATCCtccaaaaagagagagaagataaGTGAATTTGGTGCTTGTCATAGCAAGTTATCTTGCCGCTAATTTGTTGTGCCGAGGGAAAGGTATTTAGCAGGAAAAGGTGCTATCATAATAATAAAAGTGTCCTtgaagttttttcttcttttaaagtaacACATTAGTAGAAGAAACGGTACATGTAACCGTTACTGCtttaaaggaaaacaaaaagatTGCATTATAAGAATTGGAAAGTGTCGTTTCATTTTTTAACAGTTACTCCTACTACTTTTGGGCTATTAAAAATGAGATGAGGTAAATGGAGAAataaagggaaagaagtcaaataaaggagaaaaaagataattAGCTTTCTTGGCCAaagagaggtgccaagtcagcactctttttccctcctttatatatatagatatatatatagatatagattaatgATATTGAGAGAAGAGGACACATTTACAgctgttttattatttattcacAACAAGAAGCAGTAATGGCTGTTACTCTCAAAATTCAATTGCATCAGACTATTTATCTGCATTGCCTCATTCTTGCTTCTATAACATGCAGAATCACAAGCTTCCACTTACTTACAATTTCCATAAGTACATGGTTCGTAGCATGGAAGATgaattttatgaaattgtaggGATCAGGTatgtttttgttatttgtttaGATCATTTTAGTTCACAATAGGTGGGAGGATATTTTGAGTCAGTAATTATGACACTTCATCTTATAACATCTAATTAAAAGTCCTACCTGAGGGTATGTTGACGTATATTATAAATGTTTCTAGGTGTTTTGGGCAAATTTTTGCAAACGTATATATGTTCTAAGTTGTTGGGATCAAAGAAAGAGAAGAGGAAATCTCATCGATGTAGTTCTATTGCTATTTGATGCTAGCTTCTTCTAGAAATGGGTGTTTAATTAGAATAGTTGTGCTGACTTTGCAGTTGGCTACTTTGGAGTTATGCCATCATATGCATCTTCATCAATATTCATGGTAATTAAATTTTCTAATGTGAAAACATCATTTTTGGCTCGTTCAAGTTTCAGAGTGATGTTTCATATATAATGCAGGTCTTGATATCTACTTCTGGCTTTCTTTTGTTCCTGCCATTGTAAGTCCGCCTACCTTCTTTGGTCCGTTACCTAATTGAAATATGAAATGATCTACTATATATTTTCTTGT
Proteins encoded in this window:
- the LOC107790801 gene encoding MLO-like protein 4 isoform X1 yields the protein MEVVFREGRSLEETPTWSVATVTTVMVFVCLFVQRSIYRFGRWLKKTRRKALFASVEKIKEELMLLGLISLLLGQCARQISQICVDSSLFSSKFYLCSQEDYDSASETIHLSRSSIFSNDTDIPPKGIYQPSHQCGEGREPFVSYEGLEQLHRFLFVLGITHVLYSCIVVGLAMSKIYSWRKWENQVSSGTENSLQVPKNKEMRRQSTFALHHASHPWSRSRILIWMLCFLRQFRTSIQKSDYLALRLGFITNHKLPLTYNFHKYMVRSMEDEFYEIVGISWLLWSYAIICIFINIHGLDIYFWLSFVPAILVMVVGTKLQHVVSVLALEIAEPKDPLIIGTQVKPRDELFWFGKPKILLRLIQFISFQNAFEMATFIWSLWGFEQRACFMKNHAMVVIRLISGVLVQFWCSRSTVPLNVIISQMGSRCGKALVAESVRESLHSWCKRVKDKSKRDAALRSITTRSTCSLGSTIDEIATVTLSPCSSRGSFHHLDENVLSNDQQEDCIVETSYELSFRNVNREYSSEHLANDTEENADNERHSSEPLVTDIEEAGKPDTLFDLFQKT